One region of Emys orbicularis isolate rEmyOrb1 chromosome 4, rEmyOrb1.hap1, whole genome shotgun sequence genomic DNA includes:
- the LOC135877015 gene encoding bone marrow proteoglycan-like, which translates to MKLSLLLALLGAVSAHQLHEGAPEQEVPAEQAEEEPGEPEPPCPTESESFRVIVPGQGGHTCRYVVVNNCQTFWRAQKVCARCYHGHLASIHNYATNQRLSCTARARTNRGQVWIGGYTSRWILRVYPRWVDRSAWNYSNWARGNPWRFWKSCVAMCPVGGQWRSVSCGTRLPFICEY; encoded by the exons ATGAAGCTGTCCCTGCTGCTTGCCCTCCTGGGGGCCGTCTCTGCTCACCAGCTCC ATGAGGGCGCCCCGGAGCAGGAGGTACCAGCCGAGCAGGCCGAGGAGGAGCCTGGGGAGCCGGAGCCACCGTGCCCCACAGAGAGCGAGAGCTTCAGGGTGATCGTACCTGGCCAGGGGGGCCACACCTGTCGCTATGTGGTTGTGAACAATTGCCAGACATTTTGGAGAGCCCAG aaaGTGTGTGCCCGCTGCTACCACGGCCACCTGGCCTCCATCCACAACTATGCAACCAACCAGCGCCTGAGCTGCACGGCGCGTGCCCGCACCAACCGGGGCCAGGTGTGGATCGGGGGCTACACCTCCCGCTGG aTCTTGCGTGTGTACCCCCGCTGGGTTGACCGCAGTGCCTGGAACTACTCCAACTGGGCCAGAGGGAACCCCTGGCGGTTTTGGAAATCGTGTGTCGCCATGTGCCCTGTAG gTGGTCAATGGAGAAGCGTCAGCTGCGGGACTCGCCTGCCCTTTATCTGCGAGTActga